In Candidatus Trichorickettsia mobilis, a single genomic region encodes these proteins:
- a CDS encoding transposase, with protein MPKGIKYTDEFKREAVKLVQSADKPVKQIAGELGIKYKTLNYWVRTAIMPVTEIKTPTGASHHYQELLIENQRLRRELKRVEQEREILKKATAYFASLEK; from the coding sequence ATGCCTAAAGGAATAAAATATACGGATGAATTTAAAAGAGAGGCGGTAAAGTTAGTGCAGTCTGCGGATAAACCGGTAAAACAAATTGCCGGAGAACTTGGCATAAAGTATAAAACTCTAAATTATTGGGTAAGAACAGCTATTATGCCGGTTACAGAGATAAAAACGCCTACTGGAGCGTCGCATCATTATCAAGAATTATTGATTGAAAATCAACGTTTACGCCGAGAGCTAAAGCGAGTAGAACAGGAGAGAGAAATCCTAAAAAAGGCTACAGCGTATTTTGCAAGTCTAGAGAAGTAA
- a CDS encoding MFS transporter — translation MNRMHVLGLSEKCTAKLNGWLLIILMSLLSANMHLQYPCLLAIKETLGATDFIMQASLILSPGLAIFSNIFVGCYSTKYKAKSLLISCTLSFIMGTLTCGLAENQLAFFVGRSLQVLGDSGISIIGFALLAALLSPKVLAYYLGYSSILTAATTIFSPLLGAALLLRWGWRTPFLFLTIICLPLYAYLYLSYC, via the coding sequence ATGAATAGAATGCACGTATTGGGACTATCAGAGAAATGTACCGCTAAACTTAACGGATGGCTTTTAATAATCCTAATGTCTTTGCTTTCAGCTAATATGCATTTACAGTATCCTTGTTTACTCGCAATTAAAGAAACCTTAGGGGCCACCGATTTTATTATGCAAGCTTCATTAATACTAAGCCCAGGGCTTGCTATATTTTCTAATATTTTCGTCGGTTGTTATAGCACTAAATATAAAGCGAAATCACTACTGATTAGTTGTACGCTTTCCTTTATAATGGGCACGTTAACGTGCGGTCTCGCTGAGAATCAGCTAGCCTTTTTTGTAGGTAGGTCCTTACAAGTTCTAGGAGACTCAGGAATTTCTATAATTGGCTTTGCTTTGCTAGCAGCCCTTTTATCCCCTAAAGTATTAGCTTATTACTTAGGGTATAGTTCTATCCTTACTGCAGCCACTACTATCTTTTCACCTTTATTAGGAGCAGCGCTTCTATTGCGTTGGGGCTGGAGGACTCCATTCCTTTTTCTCACTATTATATGCTTACCTTTATATGCTTACCTTTATTTGTCTTACTGTTAA